In Aspergillus nidulans FGSC A4 chromosome IV, a single window of DNA contains:
- a CDS encoding uncharacterized protein (transcript_id=CADANIAT00000199): MTEPRRETIRGRGRGSWRRSRKSRADAEPSAPAVGPLLSTITREDLDSNITSSSGKEFSMITDCRLVGSYNWLNRKSPTILVPGAPPEWTPTGTSERLPQDKGTYFRDQNSARYAAHVFQPAANSILNQDPDFDFTQIDIVACNSTLGNLRRFIAEPDKQFRFIVEAVGSTVFFVRRENSPTQALSNVVGFGHTFPEANTTWGSDVKGSESHQRILQYRFAGLSCLVRYGGDGYLPQLYQPHGPRREPAATAPDDLLASFNQVSVSTVSPEGEQALRVESGGELVPQSAMFDLKTRSATKQYSNILRDELPRLWISQIPNFVVGFHTDGEFHDVRVEDVREEVRKWEERNEVQLRKLSTLMKLLIEFADGQPNRRFEVVYNGTDGNGELELREVGDEVNCCLSDVMKRRWAAGYLDGRGKEKKDEREEVDDAGQSKHIEREDSEWSGESESEKDFTACSASTCGYCGHCAY, from the exons ATGACAGAGCCCAGACGAGAAACGATCCGTGGACGGGGCAGAGGCAGCTGGCGGCGTTCAAGGAAATCGAGAGCTGACGCCGAGCCGAGTGCGCCAGCTGTAGGACCATTATTGTCAACAATCACGAGAGAAGATCTTGACAGCAACAtaacctcatcttctggcaAAGAGTTTTCCATGATCACAGACTGCAGACTGGTAGGGTCTTACAACTGGCTGAACCGGAAGAGCCCCACGATCCTTGTCCCAG GTGCCCCTCCAGAATGGACACCCACAGGCACATCGGAAAGATTACCGCAGGATAAAGGAACGTACTTTCGCGATCAAAATTCAGCTAGATATGCCGCCCATGTTTTCCAGCCCGCAGCAAATTCGATCCTCAACCAGGACCCAGATTTCGACTTCACCCAAATTGATATCGTTGCTTGCAACAGTACATTAGGTAATCTACGTCGATTCATCGCAGAGCCAGACAAACAATTCAGATTCATCGTGGAGGCGGTTGGCTCGACAGTCTTTTTTGTGCGACGCGAGAATTCGCCCACGCAGGCTTTATCCAACGTTGTTGGCTTCGGACATACATTTCCAGAGGCGAACACTACCTGGGGTTCCGACGTCAAAGGGTCTGAATCGCATCAGCGAATCCTCCAGTATCGTTTTGCGGGCCTGTCCTGCCTCGTCCGTTACGGAGGCGATGGGTACCTTCCTCAACTTTATCAGCCTCACGGTCCGCGACGAGAGCCCGCGGCGACTGCTCCGGATGATTTGCTCGCATCTTTCAACCAGGTCTCAGTCAGTACAGTCAGCCCTGAAGGAGAGCAAGCGCTTCGCGTCGAATCCGGAGGGGAACTAGTTCCGCAGTCTGCCATGTTCGATCTGAAAACCCGGAGCGCGACGAAGCAGTATTCGAATATACTGAGAGACGAGCTTCCCCGACTATGGATCTCACAAATTCCGAACTTTGTCGTTGGCTTCCACACGGATGGGGAGTTTCACGATGTACGCGTCGAGGATGTTCGTGAAGAGGTACGAAAGTgggaggaaaggaacgaGGTCCAGTTGCGAAAACTTTCGACTCTGATGAAGCTCCTGATCGAATTTGCTGATGGCCAGCCAAACAGAAGATTTGAGGTCGTATACAATGGGACGGACGGGAACGGCGAGTTAGAATTGAGGGAGGTCGGGGACGAGGTGAATTGCTGCCTTTCGGATGTGATGAAACGCCGTTGGGCAGCGGGATATCTTGATGGGAGAggtaaagagaagaaggatgagcgTGAGGAAGTAGATGATGCTGGGCAGAGTAAACACATAGAGCGGGAGGACTCAGAATGGAGTGGAGAGTCGGAGTCTGAGAAGGATTTCACGGCCTGCTCTGCGTCTACCTGCGGCTACTGCGGCCACTGCGCGTACTGA
- a CDS encoding uncharacterized protein (transcript_id=CADANIAT00000200): MRSTDCERDNGHTGTKDSVDFVASPSHCFMSVSFLHCYTGLALGHMMGLLMCMEIQAHFAYAARLSQTYVFSRLATLGANFAREGNVKSWSLANIWRYKLRGIAPCKL; the protein is encoded by the exons ATGCGAAGCACTGACTGCGAAAGAGACAATGGCCATACTGGCACAAAGGACTCCGTCGATTTCGTTGCATCACCCTCTCACTGCTTCATGTCCGTTTCCTTCTTGCATTGCTACACAGGCCTAGCTCTGGGCCATATGATGGGCTTATTGATG TGTATGGAGATTCAGGCTCATTTTGCTTATGCGGCGAGGTTGTCGCAGACGTATGTCTTTAGCCGTTTAGCAACACTCGGTGCCAATTTCGCGCGAGAGGGAAACGTCAAGTCATGGAGCTTGGCTAATATATGGCGATACAAGTTAAGAGGCATCGCGCCGTGCAAGCTCTGA
- a CDS encoding uncharacterized protein (transcript_id=CADANIAT00000201), with protein sequence MIPRSGGEKVYLEAAFRRPKLLITVVFAVQAVALGFTGTCAYLPSSLIRFLFAHADTSGCIVFASNMIVASGKEATEGEERGIAIAVISFITLLHVFLPNWGVRGMNVIGVVKVVLLLFIVVTGWVVLSGRLNSIPDPYASFHCSFVGSATSSNLYATALFKVLNSFAGWSNAAYVLNEIRNPVRTLKIAAPTGLGICAAATPEEIANSGTTVASYFMGKVFGTAAERALSVLITISAFGNVMTVTFAQARVNQGLAKEGVIPFPTFWASSWPFGSPSAGLLLHFILSVIVIVAIPFGDAYNFILDLEGYPSPIINLLVVAGLFYLRYSEPRLPRPFKVYWPVAVFFMAGQAFQVVAPFIRLPEGKGDTSLPYWLYPIVGIAVLLAGVVYWGIWQLLLPWLGGYRLVPEHQVLKDGTTVAVYKRENKILARKLARRPFAFKTYPILILSNPIHLLKWVAAEDSRCTFSFNRILQLTPLFTGRTTVRSRVQTYDDQSSTRHSSESIAFEELLFNETYDRPHYILIRDRARTPIAALVWVRRTKAKACLFVAQHRKENT encoded by the exons ATGATCCCCAGAAGCGGAGGCGAAAAGGTCTACCTGGAGGCCGCGTTTCGCCGACCGAAGCTGCTGATCACGGTGGTTTTTGCCGTTCAGGCTGTCGCCCTGGGGTTTACCGGTACTTGCGCCTACCTGCCCTCCTCCCTTATCCGCTTCCTATTTGCGCACGCTGACA CCTCGGGATGCATTGTGTTCGCATCAAACATGATCGTCGCATCAGGCAAGGAGGCGACCGAAGGGGAAGAGCGCGGaatcgccatcgccgtcatcaGCTTCATCACCCTGCTTCACGTCTTTCTGCCCAACTGGGGTGTGCGGGGTATGAACGTCATCGGCGTCGTCAAGGTcgtcctgctgctcttcatcgtcgtcaccgGCTGGGTGGTTCTCAGCGGTCGGTTGAACAGCATCCCCGATCcgtacgccagcttccattgttcttttgttggcTCCGCAACCTCGAGCAACCTTTATGCCACCGCGCTGTTCAAGGTCCTGAACTCATTTGCTGG CTGGTCAAATGCCGCCTATGTCCTCAACGAGATCCGCAACCCGGTGCGCACGCTCAAGATTGCCGCCCCAACGGGCCTGGGCATCTGCG CCGCCGCTACGCCGGAAGAGATCGCCAACAGCGGGACAACTGTCGCTTCGTACTTTATGGGTAAGGTATTTGGAACCGCTGCTGAGCGGGCCTTAAG CGTCCTCATCACGATATCGGCCTTTGGCAATGTCATGACGGTGACGTTCGCCCAAGCGCGCGTCAACCAAGGACTCGCCAAAGAAGGGGTGATTCCCTTCCCGACCTTCTGGGCCTCGTCCTGGCCCTTCGGATCTCCCTCTGCTGGCCTTTTGCTGCACTTCATCCTGTCCGTCATTGTGATTGTCGCGATCCCTTTTGGCGACGCCTAcaacttcatcctcgacCTTGAGGGGTATCCATCACCGATCATTAACCTTCTCGTCGTAGCGGGGTTGTTCTACCTCCGATACAGCGAGCCAAGACTCCCGCGCCCGTTCAAGGTCTACTGGCCTGTCGCGGTTTTCTTCATGGCTGGCCAGGCTTTCCAGGTGGTGGCGCCGTTTATCAGACTGCCTGAAGGCAAGGGGGATACGAGTCTACCGTATTGGCTCTACCCCATTGTTGGGATTGCGGTGTTGCTTGCAGGCGTTGTATATTGGGGGATTTGGCAGCTGTTGTTGCCGTGGCTGGGCGGATACAGGCTTGTCCCTGAACATCAGGTTCTGAAGGATGGGACAACAGTGGCAGTCTATAAGAGGGAGAATAAGA TCTTGGCAAGAAAGCTAGCTCGTCGTCCCTTTGCCTTCAAAACCTATCcaatcctcatcctctcaaATCCGATCCACCTTCTAAAATGGGTAGCAGCCGAAGATTCCAGATGTACATTCTCTTTCAACCGAATTCTCCAACTTACTCCATTATTCACTGGGCGAACTACGGTGAGAAGCCGAGTCCAGACGTACGATGACCAGTCTTCCACCAGGCACTCCAGCGAAAGCATAGCATTCGAGGAATTACTCTTCAACGAAACATACGACCGACCGCATTATATCCTGATTCGTGACAGGGCTAGAACTCCTATCGCAGCTCTAGTTTGGGTGAGACGGACTAAGGCCAAAGCCTGCCTCTTCGTTGCTCAACACCGGAAGGAGAACACGTGA